From Peptoanaerobacter stomatis, one genomic window encodes:
- a CDS encoding type III restriction-modification system endonuclease, translating into MKLQFKHQKFQADAAKAVVDVFAGQPYLTPSYMMDKGSGVYQQTISEEEDFTGWSNQKIIPELNDHIILDHIQKLQRVHQIEPSHKLEGRYNLTIEMETGVGKTYTYIKTMYELNKHYGWSKFIVVVPSIAIREGVYKSFQITQEHFAEEYGKKIRFFIYNSSQLTEIDRFASDSSINVMIINSQAFNAKGKDARRIYMNLDEFRSRRPIDIIAKTNPILIIDEPQSVEGKQTKENLKQFNPLMTLRYSATHKSDSIYNMIYRLDAMEAYNKRLVKKIAVKGITESGSTATESYIYLESINLSKAAPTATIQFDTKGSTGIRKITRTVSEGYNLYDNSGQMEEYKQGFVVSRIDGRDDSVEFINGIKLYAGDVIGKVSEDQLRRIQIRETILSHIQRERELFYKGIKVLSLFFIDEVAKYKQYDAAGQPMNGSYAEMFEEEYKDVIGNLQIGMGEDDYMKYLSAISADKTHAGYFSIDKKGKMIDSKVARKETTTDDVDAYDLIMKNKELLLDRNPKKSPVRFIFSHSALREGWDNPNVFQICTLKQSSSDVRKRQEVGRGLRLCVNQDGERMDTNVLGGDVHNVNVLTVIASESYDSFAKGLQSELAEAVADRPKAVTAELFIGKVIKDDKGNEQVVDGDTGRAIHFDLIVNGYIDKKGVLTDKYYEDKANGDIKIADEVADSAPSVIAIIDSIYDSRAMQPEDARKNNVELSVDEDKLAMPEFKALWSQINSKSVYVVDFDTDELVQKAIASLDKKLNVSKIYFKVETGAMEQIRSKEELMSGAAFVKEEIENYKHTISASSNIKYDLIGKLVDETGLTRKAIIQILQGIDAYVFDQFKLNPEEFIIKAAGLINDEKATAIIEHITYDVMDEKYDTTVFTDLTIKGRLGHNAMKAKKHLYDHLVYDSTNEQSFATELDTNKDVAVYVKLPDGFYISTPVGKYNPDWAIAFYEGNIKHIYFIAETKGSMNSMQLRLIEESKIHCAREHFKAISNGNVVYDVVDSYKSLLEKVMK; encoded by the coding sequence ATGAAACTACAATTTAAACATCAGAAATTCCAAGCGGATGCTGCCAAAGCTGTAGTTGATGTTTTTGCTGGACAGCCTTATTTAACACCTTCCTATATGATGGATAAGGGTTCTGGAGTATATCAGCAAACCATTTCAGAAGAAGAGGATTTTACCGGCTGGAGCAATCAGAAAATCATTCCGGAACTGAATGATCATATTATTTTGGATCATATACAAAAATTACAGAGAGTGCATCAAATTGAGCCTTCTCATAAACTGGAAGGTAGATATAATCTGACGATTGAAATGGAGACCGGTGTCGGAAAAACCTATACTTATATCAAGACAATGTATGAGCTGAACAAGCACTACGGATGGAGTAAGTTTATCGTTGTCGTACCAAGCATCGCTATCCGTGAAGGGGTGTATAAATCCTTTCAGATTACGCAGGAGCATTTTGCCGAGGAGTATGGAAAGAAGATACGTTTCTTTATCTATAACTCCTCCCAGCTTACAGAAATCGACAGATTTGCATCCGATAGCTCCATCAATGTAATGATCATCAATTCTCAGGCTTTCAATGCCAAGGGTAAGGATGCGAGACGTATTTATATGAATTTGGATGAGTTTCGTTCCCGTCGTCCAATTGATATTATCGCAAAGACAAATCCAATTTTGATTATTGATGAGCCACAGTCTGTAGAAGGTAAGCAGACAAAGGAAAACTTAAAGCAGTTTAATCCTTTAATGACCCTTCGTTATTCTGCGACCCACAAGAGCGATAGCATATATAATATGATTTATCGCCTAGATGCGATGGAGGCTTACAATAAACGCCTTGTTAAGAAAATCGCTGTGAAGGGGATCACGGAATCCGGCAGCACAGCGACTGAAAGCTATATTTATTTAGAAAGCATCAATCTTTCTAAAGCTGCACCTACAGCGACAATTCAGTTTGATACGAAGGGTTCAACCGGAATCAGAAAGATTACTCGTACTGTTTCAGAAGGGTATAACCTTTATGATAATTCCGGTCAGATGGAAGAGTATAAGCAAGGATTCGTTGTATCCAGAATTGATGGACGTGACGACTCTGTAGAATTTATCAATGGTATTAAACTTTATGCAGGTGATGTAATTGGAAAAGTAAGCGAAGACCAGCTTCGCCGCATCCAGATTAGAGAAACTATTCTTTCTCATATTCAGAGAGAAAGAGAATTGTTCTATAAAGGCATTAAAGTTCTTTCGCTGTTCTTTATTGATGAAGTTGCCAAGTACAAGCAGTACGACGCAGCTGGTCAGCCAATGAATGGTAGTTATGCCGAGATGTTCGAGGAAGAATATAAGGATGTCATTGGTAATCTTCAAATTGGTATGGGCGAAGACGACTACATGAAGTACCTTTCTGCTATCTCTGCAGATAAGACACATGCAGGCTATTTCTCTATCGATAAAAAAGGAAAGATGATTGATAGTAAGGTTGCACGTAAAGAAACAACGACCGATGACGTTGATGCATACGACCTTATTATGAAAAATAAAGAGCTTCTTCTTGATAGAAATCCGAAGAAGTCTCCAGTACGTTTTATCTTCTCACACTCTGCGCTTCGTGAAGGATGGGACAACCCTAACGTATTCCAGATTTGTACTTTAAAGCAGAGTAGCAGTGATGTGCGTAAAAGGCAGGAAGTGGGTAGAGGGCTTCGTCTTTGTGTAAATCAAGATGGTGAGCGTATGGATACTAATGTCCTTGGAGGTGATGTCCACAATGTGAATGTACTGACGGTCATTGCGAGCGAAAGTTATGACAGTTTTGCGAAAGGTCTTCAGAGCGAACTTGCTGAGGCTGTTGCGGATAGACCCAAGGCTGTTACTGCAGAACTTTTTATCGGGAAAGTCATTAAGGACGATAAGGGGAATGAGCAGGTTGTTGATGGAGATACAGGCAGAGCAATTCACTTTGATTTAATCGTGAATGGCTATATCGATAAAAAAGGTGTTCTCACAGATAAATATTATGAAGACAAAGCAAATGGGGATATAAAAATTGCGGATGAAGTAGCTGATTCGGCTCCGTCCGTCATTGCAATTATTGATTCTATCTATGACAGTAGAGCTATGCAGCCGGAAGATGCGCGTAAAAATAATGTTGAGCTTTCTGTAGATGAGGATAAACTCGCTATGCCAGAGTTCAAGGCGCTGTGGTCTCAAATCAATTCCAAGTCTGTCTATGTGGTTGACTTCGACACGGATGAACTCGTTCAGAAGGCGATCGCATCCTTGGATAAGAAGCTGAATGTTTCCAAGATATACTTTAAAGTCGAAACAGGTGCAATGGAGCAAATTCGTTCAAAAGAGGAGCTGATGAGCGGGGCTGCTTTTGTCAAAGAAGAAATCGAGAATTATAAACATACAATATCTGCAAGCTCCAATATCAAATATGATTTGATAGGGAAATTAGTAGATGAGACTGGACTTACGAGAAAAGCAATTATTCAGATACTTCAAGGAATAGACGCTTATGTATTTGATCAGTTTAAGCTTAATCCGGAAGAGTTTATTATAAAAGCAGCAGGGCTTATCAATGATGAAAAGGCGACGGCTATTATTGAGCATATTACCTATGATGTAATGGACGAGAAGTATGATACTACTGTGTTTACAGATCTGACCATTAAAGGACGTCTTGGGCATAATGCGATGAAGGCAAAGAAGCATCTCTATGACCATCTCGTTTATGATTCAACGAATGAGCAGTCCTTTGCGACTGAACTTGACACGAATAAGGATGTTGCAGTCTATGTGAAACTTCCTGATGGTTTTTATATTAGTACTCCAGTTGGAAAGTATAATCCAGACTGGGCAATAGCATTTTACGAGGGCAATATCAAACATATTTACTTCATTGCAGAAACGAAAGGTTCTATGAACTCAATGCAGCTTCGTCTTATTGAAGAATCCAAAATCCACTGCGCAAGAGAACACTTTAAGGCAATCAGCAATGGGAATGTGGTCTATGATGTTGTAGATAGCTATAAATCTTTGCTTGAAAAGGTAATGAAATGA
- a CDS encoding site-specific DNA-methyltransferase, with protein sequence MDKMRMESVDVSARNIEKIEKIFPECITETVDENGKLKKAINFELLRQTLLGEAIEGEEAYELSWVGKKSAIIDANSPIRKTLRPYPNESVDWYTTENLYIEGDNLEVLKLLQESYLGKIKLVYIDPPYNTGNNILYKNDYSVSQDEYDEEIGMDEDGNYLFTNTESNGRFHSDWLSMMYSRIKVAKNLMADDGFFAIAIDHNELFNLGEICDEIFGFSNRIGIISVVHKPEGRNQAKYIGPSNEFMLLYIKDDRKARIRKVALDDEQVALFDMRDENGAYRLKNFIRLADGKYATREAKPDFWYPIWAAKDLSKVSVDELADAVPVYPITETGVERTWKTTKETCADRIAAGDILAQKESSKIYIYEKLREDQVIKTHWINKKYHGFHFGTKILDDLLGVKTFDFPKSLYLMHDIIKLFTEKDDIILDFFSGSATSAHAIMQLNSEDMGERKFILAQIPASCDSKSAAYKAGYHNICEIGKERIRRAGRKIKDENPLTTQDLDTGFRVFKVADSNMNDVYYSPAEYSQDLLSMLESNVKSDRNDLDLLFGCLLEWGLPLSLPYSLELIEGCTVHNYNDGDLIACFDENVPDSVIKEIAKKQPLRAVFRDSSFADSPSKINVGEMFKLLAPDTRVKVI encoded by the coding sequence ATGGACAAAATGAGAATGGAATCAGTTGATGTATCAGCTCGAAATATTGAAAAAATTGAAAAGATATTTCCTGAGTGTATAACAGAAACTGTTGATGAAAACGGGAAACTTAAGAAAGCAATTAATTTTGAATTGCTTAGACAGACTTTATTAGGAGAAGCGATTGAGGGCGAAGAGGCTTACGAACTTAGCTGGGTTGGCAAGAAGAGTGCTATTATTGATGCCAATAGTCCTATTAGAAAGACCTTGCGTCCATATCCTAATGAAAGTGTTGATTGGTATACTACAGAAAATCTGTATATTGAAGGTGACAATCTAGAGGTGCTAAAGCTTTTGCAAGAGAGTTACCTTGGTAAAATCAAACTTGTGTACATTGACCCTCCATATAATACTGGAAATAATATTCTTTATAAAAATGATTACAGTGTATCTCAGGATGAATATGACGAAGAAATTGGAATGGATGAAGATGGAAATTATCTGTTTACTAACACAGAAAGCAATGGACGTTTTCATTCAGATTGGCTTAGTATGATGTATTCCCGTATTAAGGTAGCTAAAAATTTAATGGCGGATGACGGATTTTTTGCAATAGCGATTGACCATAATGAACTTTTCAATCTTGGTGAAATATGCGACGAAATATTTGGTTTTTCAAATAGAATAGGCATTATTTCTGTTGTTCATAAGCCTGAAGGAAGAAATCAAGCAAAATATATCGGGCCTAGCAATGAATTTATGCTTCTATACATAAAAGACGACAGAAAGGCCAGAATTCGTAAGGTGGCACTTGATGATGAGCAAGTTGCGCTGTTTGATATGCGCGATGAAAATGGAGCTTATCGTTTGAAAAATTTCATTCGACTTGCGGATGGTAAATATGCAACAAGAGAAGCTAAACCGGATTTTTGGTATCCGATTTGGGCAGCAAAGGATTTAAGTAAGGTCAGTGTTGATGAGTTAGCCGATGCAGTTCCAGTATATCCTATTACAGAAACCGGTGTTGAGAGAACTTGGAAAACAACAAAAGAGACTTGCGCTGACAGAATTGCAGCAGGCGATATCTTAGCACAGAAAGAATCCAGCAAAATATATATCTATGAAAAATTGAGAGAAGACCAAGTAATCAAAACTCATTGGATAAATAAAAAGTACCACGGATTTCACTTTGGAACAAAGATATTGGATGATTTGTTAGGAGTTAAAACATTTGATTTCCCAAAATCTTTATATTTGATGCACGATATTATAAAGTTGTTTACTGAAAAAGATGATATTATTTTAGACTTCTTTTCTGGTTCTGCAACATCGGCCCACGCTATTATGCAGTTGAATTCTGAGGACATGGGAGAAAGAAAGTTTATTCTTGCACAGATTCCTGCTTCTTGCGACTCTAAATCTGCAGCATATAAAGCAGGGTATCATAATATTTGTGAAATTGGTAAGGAGAGAATAAGACGCGCCGGAAGAAAAATTAAAGACGAAAATCCGTTGACAACACAGGATTTGGATACAGGATTCAGAGTGTTTAAAGTAGCTGATAGTAACATGAACGATGTTTACTACAGCCCGGCAGAATACAGTCAGGACTTGCTTTCAATGCTTGAATCCAATGTTAAATCCGACCGTAATGACCTTGACCTGTTGTTTGGCTGCCTTCTTGAGTGGGGACTTCCTTTATCACTGCCTTATAGCTTAGAACTGATAGAGGGATGCACAGTTCATAATTATAACGATGGAGACCTTATTGCATGCTTCGATGAGAACGTTCCTGATAGCGTAATCAAGGAAATCGCCAAGAAACAGCCCCTTCGGGCGGTGTTCCGTGATAGTAGTTTTGCGGACAGTCCTTCGAAAATCAATGTAGGAGAAATGTTTAAACTTTTAGCACCGGATACAAGAGTAAAAGTCATTTAA
- a CDS encoding DNA/RNA non-specific endonuclease, which produces MLRGIIEQKEISKERFEARQDQIQEQALKRFVENDSKRNSNLEKIDIKDNTLKSRRKLLNDYDSIAMERIMGKSDLFPISYLQMGTNSGNSICRIQIRDDKGSFIGSGTGFLVSENVLMTNNHVIDSMRTALNSIAEFNYQDDVNFMPCPTYTFRLNPEQFFVTDEELDFTLVALKDNPSSDKQPKDFGHLHLVAEEGKILEGEYVSIIQHPNGGPKAVTIRENKVSSILDDFIHYLTDTEPGSSGSPVFNDQWIVVALHHSGVPNPNKKNAWIANEGIRISSISNYFAKKYNNFTAEEKMFIGEIFPNLDICGEPNPSNPIPSKIDVGYDSTFLGSEYKVDLPRLSDEMKKDVSCMDNGSYVLDYTHFSIVMCRSRCLAYFTAVNIDGNQAKNIKRSGDSWNFDPRIPTDAQYGDELYAKNDLDRGHLVRRLDPVWGDKAIQANNDTFHFTNSSPQHKNLNQKIWLDLENYILKNAQNHNLKVSVFTGPVFRSDDMIYRGKFKIPAEFWKVAVMIKDDGKMSATAYLQTQKNMIENLEFAYGEYKTYQVPVARIEEITGLDFGELSQYDPIANIESAGMVIGAPEHIKL; this is translated from the coding sequence ATGTTGCGAGGTATTATCGAACAAAAGGAAATTTCTAAAGAAAGATTTGAAGCAAGACAGGATCAAATTCAGGAGCAGGCTTTGAAACGTTTCGTTGAAAACGATTCCAAAAGGAATTCTAATCTTGAAAAAATTGATATTAAAGATAATACTCTGAAATCAAGAAGAAAGTTGCTTAATGATTATGATTCGATTGCTATGGAGCGTATCATGGGGAAAAGTGATCTCTTCCCGATTTCATACTTACAGATGGGAACCAATTCAGGAAATTCTATTTGTCGCATTCAGATTCGTGATGATAAGGGAAGTTTTATTGGCTCCGGAACAGGATTTTTGGTTTCGGAAAATGTACTGATGACAAATAATCATGTTATTGATAGTATGAGGACTGCTCTAAATTCTATTGCCGAGTTTAATTATCAAGATGATGTAAACTTCATGCCTTGTCCTACATATACTTTTCGTCTAAATCCTGAACAGTTTTTTGTTACGGATGAGGAGCTTGATTTTACTCTGGTTGCACTTAAAGATAATCCTTCAAGCGATAAACAGCCTAAAGATTTTGGACATCTTCATCTCGTTGCTGAAGAGGGAAAAATTCTTGAAGGAGAATATGTTTCTATCATTCAACATCCAAACGGAGGACCAAAGGCAGTCACTATTAGGGAAAATAAAGTAAGCTCTATTTTAGATGACTTCATCCACTACCTAACAGATACTGAGCCTGGCTCTTCAGGTTCACCGGTATTCAATGATCAATGGATTGTTGTAGCTCTTCATCACTCAGGAGTGCCTAACCCTAATAAAAAGAACGCATGGATTGCAAATGAGGGAATTCGCATCAGTTCCATTTCAAATTATTTTGCAAAGAAATACAATAATTTCACGGCAGAAGAAAAGATGTTCATTGGGGAAATTTTTCCAAACTTGGATATTTGTGGTGAGCCTAATCCTTCTAATCCCATTCCTTCCAAAATAGATGTGGGATATGACAGTACTTTTCTTGGCTCAGAGTATAAAGTTGACCTTCCGAGGCTTTCTGATGAGATGAAGAAAGATGTCTCTTGCATGGATAATGGTAGCTATGTTTTGGATTATACGCATTTTTCAATTGTGATGTGTCGTTCACGTTGCCTTGCTTATTTTACAGCTGTAAATATAGATGGAAATCAAGCTAAAAATATAAAAAGGAGTGGAGATAGTTGGAACTTTGATCCAAGGATTCCTACAGATGCCCAGTATGGAGATGAGCTATACGCCAAAAATGATTTAGATCGTGGTCACTTGGTAAGGAGATTGGATCCTGTTTGGGGAGATAAGGCTATTCAGGCAAATAATGATACTTTTCATTTTACAAACAGCTCACCTCAGCACAAAAACTTAAATCAAAAGATTTGGCTCGATTTAGAAAATTATATTTTAAAAAATGCACAAAATCACAATCTGAAGGTTTCTGTTTTCACCGGTCCTGTATTTAGAAGTGATGACATGATTTACCGTGGGAAATTCAAGATACCGGCAGAATTTTGGAAAGTTGCAGTCATGATTAAGGACGATGGAAAAATGTCTGCTACTGCTTACCTTCAAACTCAGAAAAATATGATTGAAAACCTCGAATTTGCATATGGAGAATACAAAACATATCAAGTTCCGGTTGCTCGCATAGAAGAAATTACAGGCTTGGACTTTGGTGAACTATCACAATATGATCCGATTGCAAACATTGAATCAGCAGGCATGGTAATTGGAGCACCAGAACATATCAAGTTGTAA
- a CDS encoding DUF4391 domain-containing protein: MIGLPKTTEFNKRIPKQKFYENLDISPALKKIFVEQVNTIYWKNKIAISTTNLAAGTDVTELEVFEVRLSSPVLDDSLLRQIDKEIPYHILFLLEYKGKYQAWIGYKEAVASGNKAFKVNGYYHTEWLAEDELPLKLEGLNVDAVYENFVRQIAGDKLKTETAGESLKASVARDELEQQLQKRIEALQAKIRKEKQLNKQMQMNTELKKLKKELEVL; this comes from the coding sequence ATGATAGGATTGCCAAAAACTACAGAATTTAATAAGAGAATTCCAAAACAGAAATTCTATGAGAATCTGGACATCTCACCGGCATTGAAAAAGATATTTGTCGAGCAGGTAAATACAATATACTGGAAAAATAAGATTGCAATATCCACAACAAATCTTGCCGCCGGAACCGATGTAACGGAACTGGAGGTGTTTGAGGTTCGATTAAGCAGTCCGGTACTCGATGATAGTCTTTTAAGACAGATTGATAAGGAAATTCCATATCATATTCTGTTTTTGCTAGAATATAAAGGTAAGTATCAAGCGTGGATTGGATACAAAGAGGCTGTAGCATCTGGCAATAAGGCTTTTAAAGTAAACGGATATTACCACACAGAATGGTTAGCTGAGGACGAGCTTCCATTAAAGTTGGAAGGCTTGAATGTTGATGCAGTTTATGAAAACTTCGTGCGTCAGATTGCCGGTGATAAGTTAAAAACAGAAACTGCCGGTGAAAGCCTGAAAGCGTCTGTTGCTCGTGATGAGCTGGAGCAGCAATTGCAGAAGCGAATAGAAGCACTTCAAGCGAAAATCCGTAAGGAAAAGCAGCTTAATAAACAGATGCAAATGAATACTGAGCTAAAGAAGCTAAAGAAGGAATTGGAGGTTCTTTAA
- a CDS encoding C1 family peptidase, translating to MIKVFYRQRRFMKGDKAGEPLTTGWLPPLPDMRDYSNEHPVISEISMKLGIKGSDKTKIENKLPSRVDLRKWCSHVEDQLSLGSCTANAVVGMVEYFQKRAYGRHIEGSRLFVYKATRKLMLSTGDSGAWLRSAMGALVLFGVPDEKYFPYTFDGETVNPDWDSEPDAFLYSLANHYSAINYFCHDPLGKKTSKKDVLRNVKTYLAAGIPSAFGFFGFPSFESSDAPGSIPYPCKNEQAEWGHAVMAVGYDDNKVIINTSSNEKTKGAIMIRNSWGSTWGQDGYGWIPYDYVLDGLAEDFWSILSMEWIDTEQFGLLR from the coding sequence ATGATTAAGGTATTTTATAGACAAAGAAGGTTTATGAAGGGAGATAAAGCTGGCGAACCGCTTACAACAGGCTGGTTACCTCCTCTTCCTGATATGAGAGACTATTCAAATGAACATCCTGTTATATCTGAGATTTCTATGAAACTTGGCATCAAAGGATCGGACAAAACAAAAATCGAAAACAAACTTCCAAGTCGTGTAGATCTTAGAAAATGGTGTTCACATGTGGAAGACCAGCTTAGTTTGGGTTCTTGTACAGCAAATGCTGTTGTTGGAATGGTGGAATATTTTCAAAAAAGAGCATATGGAAGACATATTGAAGGTTCAAGATTATTTGTGTATAAAGCAACAAGGAAACTAATGCTTTCAACTGGAGATTCAGGAGCTTGGCTTCGTTCGGCGATGGGCGCTCTCGTATTGTTTGGAGTACCTGATGAAAAATATTTTCCGTACACATTTGATGGAGAAACTGTAAATCCGGATTGGGACAGTGAACCAGATGCTTTCCTGTACTCTCTTGCAAATCACTACTCTGCTATTAACTATTTCTGTCATGATCCGCTTGGTAAAAAAACATCGAAAAAAGATGTTTTAAGAAACGTAAAGACATATTTAGCAGCAGGAATTCCGTCTGCATTTGGTTTCTTCGGATTCCCATCTTTTGAGAGTTCAGATGCTCCTGGTTCGATTCCTTACCCTTGTAAAAATGAACAGGCAGAATGGGGACATGCCGTTATGGCAGTGGGTTATGATGACAATAAAGTTATTATTAATACAAGCAGTAATGAGAAAACAAAAGGAGCCATCATGATACGAAATTCATGGGGAAGCACTTGGGGGCAAGATGGTTATGGATGGATTCCATATGACTATGTATTGGATGGTCTTGCAGAAGATTTTTGGTCTATTCTTTCGATGGAATGGATAGATACAGAACAATTTGGATTATTACGTTAA
- a CDS encoding TetR/AcrR family transcriptional regulator, with protein sequence MPKEVFFNLSDEKREKIIFVLKEEFKAKPFQKVNVKEIVEKAEIARGSFYQYFENLEDAYFTILEKETVDIHGLFMKIFLLKDKNLTEALVEYGKEIADIIFDENAYMIYKNRYLYWNEDLNRSWESSHKHQEELFQDMSMDLEKIHFIKSIVHSLIERLFRESWNKEQFIEKYIKHLNWIEKGVIYGNC encoded by the coding sequence ATGCCAAAAGAAGTTTTTTTTAATCTAAGTGATGAGAAGAGGGAGAAAATAATTTTTGTACTTAAAGAGGAGTTCAAAGCCAAACCATTTCAAAAGGTAAATGTCAAAGAAATAGTTGAGAAAGCAGAGATAGCAAGAGGTAGTTTTTATCAGTATTTTGAAAATTTGGAAGATGCTTATTTTACTATTCTTGAAAAGGAAACCGTTGATATCCATGGCTTATTCATGAAGATATTTTTACTAAAAGATAAAAATCTGACAGAAGCTTTAGTTGAATATGGTAAAGAAATAGCAGATATAATATTTGACGAAAACGCCTATATGATTTATAAGAACAGATATTTATATTGGAATGAGGATTTAAACAGAAGTTGGGAGTCATCTCATAAACATCAGGAAGAATTGTTTCAGGATATGAGTATGGATTTAGAGAAAATACATTTTATAAAATCTATTGTTCATAGTCTTATAGAGAGATTATTTAGAGAAAGTTGGAATAAGGAGCAGTTTATAGAAAAATATATTAAACATTTGAATTGGATTGAGAAAGGAGTAATTTATGGCAATTGTTGA